In the Blautia coccoides genome, TGATGGGATGGCTGCCTGTGCGGGGAGAGCATTTTGTGACCACAGAATCAGGTGTTACTATTATGGGCAATTCCATCTGGGGAGCATGCTGCAACGCAGATGGAATCGAGGCGGCTTTCTGGTCAGCCATCTGCGGCAGGACGCCATACTGGGGATACCATGTGAAGGAAAATCGTTTCGGAACCCATCTGATACACGTGGAAGCAGAGCTTAACTCACCGATCGAATGGGAAGTTTTGGGAAAAGCCATGGGAAAACGACTGCCCCTTACCGGATGTACACCGGTTCTTACCGGCAATTTTGAAGGCGTGGACTTTGTAAAGCTGAAAAGCTTTTTTACGGCCCTTGCCATTACCACCAACTGCCGGATGTGCCACATTGTGGGGATCACCCCGGAGGCCAATACGCAGGAGGAGGCTTTCATGGGACATGAGGTGCAGGAGGAGTTCACATTGACGCAGCAGGACATCAATTTAGCTTATGAGGAGCTGTGCAGCAAGGAAGACGGCTCTGTGGATCTTGTCAGTTTGGGCTGTCCTCACTATGATATTCATCAGATCAAGGAAGTTGCGGATTATATTTGTGGAAAAAAGGTACATGATGGTGTAAGATTTATGGTATGGACCGTGTATCCCATCAAGGCCATGGCTGATTTAAACGGATACACGAAAATAATCGAAGATGCAGGGGGAACCATACAGACAAGTACCTGTCCGGTCACCATAGGTGACTGTTTCCTGAAGCACTACAAAGGGCAGGCCTATGACAGCCTGAAACAGTCCGGAAGCGTGCGCTCAGACGGCTGTGCCGAGCGTGTATATTATACGGACAAATACCGCTGTATCGATGCAGCAGTTTCCGGCGTGTGGAAGGAGGAGTACAGGTGGAGAAAATAGTTCTGCAGGGCAGAGGTGTGATACCGGGCATTGTGGAAGGTGAGGCGCTTGTGTGCGCTGACAGCATTACAGGATGGGGAGGTATCGACCCAGAGACCGGTGTGATAAAAGACTATGAAAACGTCAACAGAGGAAAATGCATAAAGGACACGATCCTGATCATGCCGGGCAGCAAGGGCTCCAACGGATGGTCCTGTTATTTCGGAGCTGCCAGGGCAGCCGGTTCTGCGCCTAAGGGATGGGCATTTTCCAAAATAGACAGCAGTGCCGGGGTGGCAAGCGCGGTTATGCAGATACCGACAGTGGTGGATTTTTCCAAAGAGGAGGATCCCTGTGTGCGCGTGAAGACAGGAGATTTTGTGAGACTTGACGGAACAAAGGGCACGCTGGAAATCCTTAAGGCATGTTCGCAGTAAAGAAAAAGTGATAGATTGAAGGCCGGGACCATGGCAGAGCCGGCACAGGAAGAGAGGAATAACCTGCTATGCTTGTGAAGAAGATAAAAGATTCAGA is a window encoding:
- a CDS encoding aconitase X — its product is MIHLTKEEQDILDGKKGKLCQTALENIVRYAQVLGADRLCKVTKATVFCGSHNYLNVCKSKDFHEVFSRMNLARDERIVFDSVDKDCYVQSCVAASDQYDYQIFDQPKEEFDKNSYYLEESRKAGVTIAGSCSPYLMGWLPVRGEHFVTTESGVTIMGNSIWGACCNADGIEAAFWSAICGRTPYWGYHVKENRFGTHLIHVEAELNSPIEWEVLGKAMGKRLPLTGCTPVLTGNFEGVDFVKLKSFFTALAITTNCRMCHIVGITPEANTQEEAFMGHEVQEEFTLTQQDINLAYEELCSKEDGSVDLVSLGCPHYDIHQIKEVADYICGKKVHDGVRFMVWTVYPIKAMADLNGYTKIIEDAGGTIQTSTCPVTIGDCFLKHYKGQAYDSLKQSGSVRSDGCAERVYYTDKYRCIDAAVSGVWKEEYRWRK
- a CDS encoding aconitase X swivel domain-containing protein translates to MEKIVLQGRGVIPGIVEGEALVCADSITGWGGIDPETGVIKDYENVNRGKCIKDTILIMPGSKGSNGWSCYFGAARAAGSAPKGWAFSKIDSSAGVASAVMQIPTVVDFSKEEDPCVRVKTGDFVRLDGTKGTLEILKACSQ